One window from the genome of Amphiprion ocellaris isolate individual 3 ecotype Okinawa chromosome 23, ASM2253959v1, whole genome shotgun sequence encodes:
- the slc1a1 gene encoding excitatory amino acid transporter 3 has product MDMMGNKERRGVNLRGLLRRNWLLIATVVSVLLGICLGVLVREYASLSQLDKQYFGFPGEILMRMLKLVILPLIISSMITGVAALDSEVSGKIGLRAVIYYFSTTVIAVILGIILVMTIKPGVSQTADNIDRTGTTPNVTTVDTLLDLVRNMFPENLVQACFQQYKTKRKEMEPEKLSVNTTTIPPLTTTIMAAVENITKEYMIIGSYSDGINVLGLIVFCVAFGLVIGKMGEKGRILLEFFDALNEATMKLVQIIMCYMPIGILFLIAAKIIEVEDWDIFKKMGLYMVTVLSGLAIHATICLPLIFFIIVRKNPYTFTLGMAQALVTALMISSSSATLPITFRCAEENNRIDKRITRFVLPVGATINMDGTALYEAVAAIFIAQLNDFTLDVGQIVTISITATVASIGAAGVPNAGLVTMVIVLTAVGLPANDVTLIVAVDWLLDRFRTMINVLGDAYGAGIVQKLSRRELERMDLMSDVDVANPFALEATLDDEECEKKSYVNGGFTVDKTDAISFTETSQF; this is encoded by the exons GGATCTGTTTGGGCGTCCTGGTCAGAGAGTATGCATCCCTCTCCCAACTCGACAAGCAGTATTTTGGCTTCCCAGGAGAGATCCTAATGCGAATGCTGAAGCTGGTCATCCTGCCGCTCATCATTTCCAGCATGATAACAG GTGTTGCAGCCCTGGACTCTGAGGTTTCAGGAAAGATAGGTCTACGAGCTGTTATTTATTACTTCTCAACAACAGTCATTGCAGTTATTCTTG GAATTATTTTGGTGATGACTATCAAACCTGGAGTCTCTCAGACAGCTGATAACATTGACAGAACTGGGACCACGCCTAACGTCACTACAGTGGACACACTGCTGGACCTCGTCAG aaacatgtttCCAGAAAATCTGGTGCAGGCTTGTTTTCAGCAG TACAAAACAAAACGCAAAGAAATGGAGCCTGAGAAACTTTCAGTCAACACCACCACAATTCCACCTCTTACAACTACTATCATGGCGGCAGTGGAG AACATCACTAAGGAGTATATGATCATCGGCTCATATTCGGATGGAATCAACGTATTGGGGCTTATCGTGTTCTGCGTTGCTTTTGGCCTCGTCATTGGGAAGATGGGGGAAAAGGGTCGTATCCTCCTGGAATTTTTTGATGCCCTGAATGAAGCAACCATGAAATTGGTCCAGATTATTATGTG CTACATGCCCATAGGGATCCTGTTCCTCATTGCTGCTAAGATCATTGAGGTGGAAGACTGGGACATCTTCAAGAAAATGGGCCTTTATATGGTGACGGTGCTGAGTGG GCTAGCTATCCACGCCACCATCTGTCTACCACTCATCTTTTTCATCATCGTAAGGAAGAACCCGTATACGTTTACACTGGGAATGGCCCAGGCTCTGGTGACAGCTCTCATGATCTCCTCCAG CTCGGCTACCCTGCCCATCACCTTCCGATGTGCCGAGGAGAACAATCGTATCGACAAGAGGATCACCCGCTTCGTCCTCCCAGTGGGTGCCACCATTAACATGGACGGGACGGCGTTGTATGAAGCGGTGGCCGCCATCTTCATCGCACAGCTGAATGACTTCACTCTAGATGTGGGCCAGATTGTTACTATCAG TATAACAGCAACAGTTGCCAGTATTGGAGCAGCAGGAGTCCCTAACGCCGGGCTTGTCACCATGGTGATCGTCTTAACAGCTGTTGGATTACCTGCAAATGATGTCACCCTGATAGTCGCTGTGGATTGGCTGCT GGATCGGTTTCGCACTATGATCAACGTTCTCGGCGACGCTTACGGAGCCGGTATCGTTCAGAAACTCTCCAGGAGGGAACTGGAGAGGATGGATCTGATGTCAGACGTGGACGTCGCCAACCCTTTCGCTCTGGAAGCTACTTTGGACGATGAAGAGTGTGAGAAGAAATCCTATGTCAACGGAGGCTTCACCGTTGACAAGACAGATGCAATCTCCTTCACGGAAACCTCCCAGTTTTAG